Within the Bacillus pumilus genome, the region AATGCTGCACTTACAGCACTCATTGCATCAGGGATTACGCCGCAGCCATTTTTCTTTTATGGATTTCTCGACCGACAAAAAAAGGAAAAGAAAAAACAGCTCGAAGCTTTGAAGAAGCGTCAAGAAACCATCATTTTCTATGAAGCGCCTCATCGGTTAAAAGAAACGCTGACTTTGATGAAAGAAGTGTGGGGTAACCGGAATATCGCCATTACGAGAGAACTAACGAAAAAATTTGAAGAGTTTATTCGTGGAGATTTAGAGTCTGTGCTGACATGGGCGACAGAAAATCAAATCCGAGGTGAATTCTGTCTTGTCGTACAAGGGAACGATCAAGATGAAGAAGAGCTAAATGAAGAAGTTTGGTGGAAGTCCTTATCAGAAAAAGAACACGTGATCCATTACATAGAAGAAGGATTAACGTCAAAGGAAGCCATTAAGCGTACAGCCGTCGAACGTGGAGTACCAAAACGCACCATATACGATGCTTATCATATTGAACAATAAAGAAAGGTTCTTGCAAACGGTGCAAGAACCTTTTTTATATCAAACTTATTTTTGTGATTGAAGTTGGTTTTGGATTTCGTTAATGATTTGCTCTGCACCTTCACGGCTAAGAACTAATTTACCATTAGCAAGTTTAAGGTTATCGTCTGATACTTCACCTGTAACTTGGCAAGTCATGTTTGGTTTATATTTTTTTAGGATAATTTTTTCATCATCAACATAAATTTCCAAAGCGTCTTTTTCAGCGATTCCTAGAGTACGGCGAAGTTCGATTGGAATCACCACGCGCCCTAATTCGTCAACTTTACGTACAATACCTGTAGATTTCATCTTCATTCTCCTCCCAAAGAGTTCTTATTCTTAATATAATATTATCTTCGTCATTATTCGACAAATTCCTTACATTCATAGCATAACAAGGTTTCCATAAATCGTCAATCATTTTGTTTACTATTGTTTGTAAAATATGACTCTTAAAGTCAAAAGACCTTGAAACTACTGATTTATAAGGATTTTGAGGCTTTTTTCTATGAAAAAATAAGAAATGACGAACTCAGATTAACAAGACTTTTGCCCTAAATTAGACAATTGTAAATCTGGAAATAGATTTCATACGACAATATTCGACAAAATGTCGACAGGTTTGTCGTTTTTTTCGAAAAACTCATCTTTTTCGATCATTTCATCTTGTTCTATGTATATATGCTTGATCTTAAAGGCTAAGATGGTATCATAGAGAAAGCACAAGTGCAAAATTTAATAAATGGATCTAACACATTTTCATGTAATGATAATAACCGCTCTCGTCCATTGGGCGGGAGTTTTTGACATTTACACACACGCAGGAGGTTCCAACATGCCGGAAAAGAAAAAAACGTTCTATCTGACAACACCTATTTACTATCCGAGCGGAAAATTACATATTGGACATGCTTATACGACAGTAGCAGGGGATGCTATGGCTCGTTATAAACGTCTTCAAGGCTATGATGTGATGTATTTAACGGGTACAGATGAGCACGGACAAAAAATTCAGCAAAAAGCTGAAGAACAAAACATCACACCGATCGAGTATTTAGATCCGGTCGTAGCAGACATTCAATCACTATGGAAGAAACTCGACATTTCCAATGATGATTTCATCCGTACAACAGAAAAAAGACATACGATAATCATTGAGCAAGTGTTTCAAAAGCTACTTGATCAAGGTGATATTTATTTAGATCAATATGAAGGCTGGTACAGTATTCCAGATGAGACATTCTATACGGAAACACAGCTTGTGGATGTGGAGCACAATGAAAAAGGAGAAGTCACTGGTGGGAAAAGCCCTGACAGCGGACATCCTGTCGAATTAATTAAAGAGGAATCATATTTCTTCCGTATGAGTAAGTATGCAGATCGTTTACTAGACTATTACGAAAAGAATCCAACGTTCATTCAGCCTGAATCAAGAAAGAATGAAATGATTAATAACTTCATCAAACCAGGTTTAGAGGATTTGGCTGTATCAAGAACAACCTTTGATTGGGGAATTAAAGTTCCAAACAATCCAAAGCACGTTATCTACGTATGGATTGATGCGTTGTTCAACTATTTAACTGCGATTGGTTACGGAACAGATCAGGATGAAAAATATAAAAAATATTGGCCTGCTAACGTGCATCTCGTAGGGAAAGAAATTGTGCGTTTCCATACGATTTATTGGCCAATTATGCTGATGGCACTCGATCTGCCGCTGCCAAAACAAATATTCGCACACGGATGGCTACTGATGAAAGATGGCAAGATGTCTAAATCAAAAGGGAACGTAGTCGATCCGGTCACATTAATAGATCGCTACGGTCTTGATGCCCTTCGTTATTATCTCCTTCGTGAAGTACCTTTTGGTGCGGATGGTGTGTTTACACCAGAAGGATTCGTGGAACGTGTAAACTATGACCTTGCCAATGATTTAGGTAACTTGCTTAACCGTACAGTGGCAATGGTTCAAAAATATTTTGACGGTACATTAAGTAGCTATAAGGGTCCAGTTAATGAGTTTGATGAGGAGCTTAAAGCAGTAGCAGAGCAAACAGTCAAAGCCTATGAAGAAGCGATGGAAAACCTTGAATTCTCGGTGGCTCTTTCAAATGTTTGGACATTAATCAGCAGAACGAATAAATATATTGATCAGACAGCTCCTTGGGTGCTGGCAAAGGACGAATCAAAACGAAAAGAGCTGCATTCTGTCATGTATCATTTAGCAGAATCATTGCGCATCACAGCAGTGCTCTTAACGCCTTTCCTAACGAAAACACCTGAGAAAATCTTCTTCCAGCTTGGCATTGAAGAAGAAAAGCTTAAAAGCTGGGATAGCATTCTATCTTTCGGTGCGATTCAACAAGCGACGGTACAAAAGGGAGAGCCTTTGTTCCCGCGTTTAGAGGTTGAAGAAGAAGTAGCATATATTAAAGAGAAAATGCAGGGAAGTGCACCAAAGGTAGAAGAAGAGAAAATAGAAATAGAAGAAACAGAATTACCTGAGCTGGGAGAAGAAATTGCTTTTGATGATTTCTCAAAAGTTGATCTTCGAGTCGCACAGGTGCTGGAAGCAGCCCCAGTGAAAAAAGCAGATCGTCTCTTAAAGCTGCAGCTTGATTTTGGATTTGAAAAGAGACAAATTGTTTCAGGGATAGCCAAGCATTATCAACCTGAGGAGTTAGTAGGGAAGAAGCTCGTCTGTGTAGCGAATCTCACACCAGTTAAACTCAGAGGGGAAATTTCCCAGGGAATGATTTTAACTGGAGAGACTGGTGGGAAATTGAAAGTTCTTGAAGTGGATCAATCTCTAGCAAATGGAACAAAAATTTTATAAATCAACAAAGGTGTTCCACGTGTAACATTTCGTCGAACACCTTTTGTTTTTTAGAAGAATTGTCGAAAGGAGAAATCAACGATGTTATTTGATACACATGCCCACTTAAATGCAGAACAATATAATGAAGACTTAGAGCAGGTGATTGAAAGAGCGAAGAGTGAAAAAGTCGAAAAAATCGTGGTGGTAGGGTTTGACCGCCCGACAATTACGAGAGCGATGGAATTAATTGAAGCGTATGATTTCATCTATGCAGCCATTGGCTGGCACCCAGTCGACGCCATTGATATGACAGATGAAGATTTGCTATGGATCAAAGAATTATCTCAACATGAAAAAGTCGTTGCGATCGGAGAAATGGGTCTCGATTACTATTGGGACAAGTCGCCAAAAGATGTGCAAAAAGAAGTCTTTAGACGCCAAATTGCTCTTGCGAAGGAAGTGAATCTTCCGATCGTTATTCATAATCGTGACGCAACGGAAGATGTTGTGACGATCTTAAAAGAAGAGGGAGCGGCTGAAGTTGGAGGGATTATGCATTGCTTTACTGGTAGCCTAGAAATCGCAAAAGTGTGTATGGATATGAACTTTTATATTTCATTCGGTGGACCTGTGACATTTAAAAATGCCAAAAAACCGAAAGAAGTGGTCAAGGACATACCAAGTGACCGGCTTTTGATTGAAACAGACTGCCCATACTTAACGCCAACGCCATTTAGAGGAAAACGTAATGAGCCGAGTTATGTGAAATATATTGCAGAACAGATCGCGGAGTTACGAGAAATAAGCTTTGAAGAGCTTGCTGAATTGACCACAAAAAATGCAAAAAAAGTTTTCGGTATAAACTGACAGTATATGATGTCAATCCTTGTTTAAGCTTGTCCATTTGTGAAACATAACGAAAATGTTCTACACGTTTACGCCTCTTCATAGGATAAGTTGTCGATAAGTCTTTCTTCCCTTCCTCCCATTAAACTCCCATAATAGGGGTACAATCGAGCATTTTTGTACAGTGGGTGGAAGGGTTGACAGGTTTTGAGATACTCTATATAATCTCTCCGAGGAGAAGGAGGCGTTTTTCATCGTACAAAAAATGAAAAATCTGTTTTCTGTAAAGCTAGGAAAAGGCAAGGTTTTATTACTAGTTGTTTGCTTGCTTTTAGCTGGAACTGGGACGGCTTACGGTGCGCATGAGCTCACTAAGCAGTCTATTACCATTTCAATCAATGGTAAAGAGAAGACAATTCGTACACATGAAGAGACAGTAGCACAGCTGCTTTCAGACCTTGGAATAAAAACCAAGGCGGAGGATCATATCTCTCCAAGTCTAAATACAAAGATTGAAGACAACATGAACATTGTGTATGATGCGGCTATACCGGTTCATCTAACCCTAGATGGGAAAGAGAAAACGATATGGACAACAGATCAGACGGTTGGAGCATTATTGAAGAATGAGAAGATAGATATTGGGAAGCACGATCAAGTAACTCCAGGAAAAAATGACAAGATTAAAAAAGATATGGATCTTGTGGTTGAGCAGGCCTTCGAGGTCAGCGTAAATGATGGAGGAAAAGAGAAAAAAGTGTGGACCACTTCGACTACGGTCGCTGACTTTTTAAAGCAACAAGAGCTGAAGCTCAAGAAGCACGATAAGATCAAACCTGCGTTACATAGTCATATAACTAAAAAAAGCGCAGATATTCAGATCACTCGGGTGGAAAAAGTCACCGATGTAGTGGAAGAGAAAATTGCTTTTGATACCAAACATAAAAAGGATCGTTCTCTTGAAAAAGGAAAAGAGAAGGTGCTTAAAAAAGGTGAAGAAGGTAAATTGAAGAAGCACTATGCCATTGTGAAAGAAAACGGCAAAGTGGTGTCTAAAGAATTGATTAAAGAAGTGACTGAAAAAGATAGCAAGGATCGTTTAGTGGCCGTTGGTACACAAGAGTCCCAAGAAGAGCCTAAAGCGACACCTGCCGTTTCAAGAAGCAATGAATCGTCAGGAAAAGAATTTTATGTGACGTCGACAGCTTATACAGCGAGCTGTGCTGGATGTACCGGGAGAACGTCAACAGGATATAATTTAAAATCAAATCCAGGTGCAAAGGTCATAGCAGTTGATCCGAGTGTCATTCCGCTAGGCTCTAAAGTGTATGTGGAAGGCTATGGATATGCCGTTGCATCAGACACTGGATCTGCTATAAAAGGGAATAAAATTGATGTGTTCGTCCCAAATAAGTCGGCAGCTTATCAATGGGGAAATAAACGAGTTAAAATTAGAGTGCTCAAATAAACACATCAAATCATTTATATGAACAGAGGGCTTTGCGCACCCTCTGTTTTTTTGGTTATAATAGAAGCACTGTTTTCTAATTAATTAGACGCAAAAACAGCATAAAAGGTTTCGTTTTTTAACCAAAAATTGTTTATTGTTTTTGCAAGCGGAGGAATACATGAAAATCAAAGAAATCATTGTGGTGGAAGGTCGTGACGACACTGCGAGAGTGAAGATGGCAGTTGATGCAGATACGATCGAAACAAACGGATCAGCCATTGGCGATACAGTTATTCAACAAGTGCGTCTTGCTCAGGAGACGAGAGGGGTCATTATTTTAACTGATCCTGATTTCCCTGGGGAGAAGATCCGGAAAACCATCGCAGAAGCGGTTCCTGGCTGTAAGCACGCATTTTTGCCAAAACATCTTGCGAAGGCGAAGCGGGACAAAGGAATTGGTGTCGAGCATGCTTCTTTGGACAGTATTCGGGAATGCCTTGCCCATGTCCATGAGGAAATGGAAGTAACGGAAAGTGATATTACATTAGATGACTTATTTGACGCAGGCCTTATCGGAGGCGAATCATCGAAACGTCGCCGCGAAAGACTAGGTGTGCTTTTAAATATAGGATATACCAATGCGAAGCAGCTGCATAAGCGCCTTCACATGTTCCAAATAACCAAACATGATTTTATTGCGGCCTTAAAGACCGTCATGCAGGAGGAAGCCGATGAATAAAGATATAGCGACACCCATCAGAACGAAGGAAATACTGAAGAAATACGGTTTCTCTTTTAAAAAGAGCTTGGGCCAGAACTTTTTAATTGATACAAATATACTCGATCGTATTGTCGATCACGCAGAGGTGACAGATGAGACTGGCGTAATTGAGATTGGGCCTGGTATCGGTGCATTGACCGAGCAGCTCGCTAAGCGTGCAAAGAAGGTCACCGCTTTTGAAATCGATCAGCGTTTACTGCCTATTTTAAACGATACGCTTTCTCCATATGATAATGTGACGATCATTCATCAAGATGTATTAAAGGCAGATGTGGGAAAAGTCATCGAGGAAAATTTTGCTGATTGTAAAGAAGTGATGGTGGTCGCCAACCTTCCATATTACGTGACGACACCGATTATTATGAAGCTGCTTGAAGAAAACCTTCCATTGAAAGGGATTGTGGTCATGCTGCAAAAAGAAGTAGCAGATCGTATGGCCGCTATTCCTTCATCAAAGGAATACAATTCGCTTTCTATCGCAGTTCAATACTATACAGAAGCGAAAACAGTGATGGTTGTGCCTAAAACGGTTTTCGTTCCACAGCCAAATGTCGATTCGGCTGTGATCAAGTTGACCGTTCGTGAAACGCCTGCCGTATCAGTAGAAAATGATGAATTTTTCTTTCAATTGATTCGTGCGAGCTTTGGTCAGCGCCGGAAAACATTGATGAATAACCTCATGAACAACTTACCTGATGGAAAGCAACATAAAGCGATCATTGAAGAAGCACTTCAAACAGCAGACATTGATGGTAAGCGCCGCGGCGAGTCATTATCCATTGAAGAATTTGCCCGTTTGTCGAATGTTTTACAAAAAGCCCTGTTTTAAGGGCTTTTTTTGTTTTTCACCACTTCGCTTGTTCGGGCATAGGCTAGAAAGAACAGCACATATGAAAGACGAACATATTTAGTGCAAGACGATACCAACAGGATATGAGCCTGATTGTGGAGTGAAAAGCATGCAATTTCAAATAGGAGATATGGTGACAAGGGCATCCTATCAAATGGATATTTTGTTTCGAATCATTCGAATTGATGAGACCGATCAGCACGAAGCCACCGCCATATTGCATGGGAATGAAGTGAGGTTAATTGCTGATGCCAAGTTGTCAGATCTCGTCAAGGTTCAAAAAGAGGAACAGCTGACTAGAGAGAAAAATGACGAACGAAAAATCAATGAATCGCTCGATTTACTAAGACAGGATTATCAGCTGCTGCGGGAAAAACAAGAGTATTATACGTCAGGGCAATATCAGCATCAGGAGCAGTATTTTCACATGCCTGGAAAGGTCCTTCATTTAGATGGAGATGCTTCATACTTAAAGAAATGCTTAGATGTATATGAACGAATTGGTGTACCTGTGTATGGGGTGCATTGCCATGAGAAGAAAATGCCAAGCATGATTGACTCATTAATTGATCAGTATCGACCAGATATATTGGTTATCACAGGACATGATGCGTATTCAAAGCAAAAGGGCGGTGTACATGATATCGGTGCATATCGCCATTCTCGGCATTTCGTTGAAACGGTTCAAAAAGCCAGACGAAAAATCCCTCATTTAGATCAGCTTGTGATCTTTGCCGGTGCCTGTCAATCTCATTTCGAATCATTGATCCAAGCAGGTGCCAATTTTGCGAGCTCGCCTTCCCGTGTGAATATCCATGCGCTCGACCCCGTTTATATCGTTGCGAAGATCAGCTTCACTCCATTTGTAGATCGAATCAACGTGTGGGATGTGCTCCGTAATACATTAACAAGAGAAAAAGGGCTCGGAGGCATCGAGACGAAGGGTGTTCTAAGGGTAGGTATGCCATATAAAAGAGACCATGAATCGACATAACCCGACTGATTTCAGTCTGGTTTTTTTTATGTTCAAAAAGAAATTGCAAAAGGATACATAATTCACCGGAATTTGAGAAAAATAGGGAGAAGAAAAGGTAGAAGTTTGTCAAAATTATTTTGTTGACAATGGCTCGTGTTGGTTGATATAATTTAATTTTTATTTGACAAAAACGGGCCGTTGTTGTATAATTATCTCAGTGAGGTGGATGCAATGGCGAAGACTTTGTCCGACATCAAAAGATCGCTTGATGGTAACTTAGGTAAACGTTTGACGTTAAAGGCTAACGGGGGCCGCCGTAAAACAATTGAGCGTTCGGGCATTTTAGCTGAAACGTACCCTTCTGTATTTGTGATTCAATTAGATCAAGATGAGAATTCGTTTGAAAGAGTTTCTTATAGTTATGCAGATATACTGACTGAGACGGTCGAATTAACGTTCGATGATACCGCTAGCTCAGTCGCCTATTAATGGGCAGTGAACTTTTTGTTTACTGCTTTTTGTTTTGCCTTTTTTTCTGATTGGGAGCCTGTCCATTTTTTGAAAGGGGTAAAAGAAAGGATTCGATACAAAATAAGAAAGCCACCCAAGCGGTGGCACTGATTCGAATTCTCGACTAAAGGGGCTGTTTCGTTTGGGTAGACGCCGAGGGATTATGTCAGATGAGTTCAAATACGAGCTGGCGAAGGATCTTGGATTTTATGATACCGTCAAAAATGGAGGCTGGGGAGAAATTCGAGCGCGTGACGCAGGTAATATGGTCAAACGTGCCATTGAATTAGCTCAACAGCACATGGCTCAGGATGAGAATCAACGATAGAAAAACGGTCAGGGATACCTCAGGTGTCTCTGGCTTTTTTTGATGAAAAAGTCAGTGTGCTCGGCGTAAAAGCCTATATTCATCAGATCCATCAAATGTGATACAATATTGATAATTATGTTTAGATGGAGAAGTAGGTGAAATGTTTGCGTATTTTAGAAAAAGCACCGGCAAAAATTAATCTCTCACTTGATGTTCATGGAAAAAGACCGGATGGATATCACGAAGTGGAGATGGTGATGACAACAATAGACCTTGCAGATCGACTAGAGCTGACGGAGCTGGACAAGGATGAAATCCGTGTATCATCTCATAATCGATTCGTGCCAGATGATCAGCGTAATTTGGCATATCAGGCGGCTAAATTACTCAAAACAAGGTTCGGTATTCAAAAAGGTGTATCCATTGTCATCACAAAAACAATTCCAGTAGCAGCAGGTTTGGCTGGAGGCAGCAGTGATGCAGCAGCAGCACTTCGCGGCTTAAATCGTTTGTGGAAGTTGAACCTCACGTTAGATGAACTAGCTGAGCTTGGGGCGGAGATCGGCTCAGATGTGTCTTTTTGTGTACATGGAGGCACAGCACTAGCGACAGGACGTGGAGAAAAGCTGAAGCATATTGCGACACCGCCACATTGCTGGGTGATTTTAGCGAAGCCGGTGATTGGGGTATCTACAGCAGAAGTCTATAGACAATATGACGCAAGCAAAGTAGAACACCCGAATGTAGAGCGTATGATTGAAGCGATTGAAGCGAAAGATTATAAAGAGATGTGCGGCTCGCTCGGAAACGTTCTTGAGTCTGTGACATTAAAGATGTATCCAGAAGTAGATATGATCAAAAGACAGATGAAGCGTTTCGGTGCTGACGCTGTTTTAATGAGTGGTAGCGGCCCTACAGTATTTGGTTTGATTCAATATGAATCGAAGGTACAAAGAATATATAACGGACTGAGAGGGTTTTGTGATCAAGTATACGCTGTCCGCATGATCGGCGAACAAAATGCCCTTGATTAAATCCGTATATTAAGTTATATTTATCATAAATTATTCGGGTTCTGGGGGTAAGTTCATGAAGTTTCGTCGAAGCGGCAGATTGGTGGACTTAACAAATTACTTGTTAGCCCACCCGCACGTACTAGTACCGTTAACCTTTTTTGCAGAAAGATATCAATCTGCGAAGTCCTCCATTAGTGAAGACTTAACGATTATCAAACAGACCTTCGAACAGCAGGGAATAGGCACATTGCTTACTGTACCTGGTGCTGCTGGCGGAGTGAAATATATTCCGAAGATTCACCTAAAAGAAGCAGACGACGTAGTAAACGATATCGGAGAAGCTCTATCGACTCCTGAACGTGTACTTCCTGGCGGTTATTTATATTTAACCGATGTTTTAGGTAATCCATCAATCCTTGCGAAAATCGGTAAGCTATTTGCGACCATCTTTGCAGACCGTGCGATTGACGTCGTCATGACTGTTGCGACAAAGGGTATTCCAATTGCTTATTCTGTTGCGGGTTATTTAAATGTGCCGGTTGTGATCGTTAGAAAAGATAATAAAGTAACTGAAGGATCAACTGTAAGTATTAACTACGCGTCAGGTTCGTCTAATCGAATTCAAACCATGTCACTTGCAAAGCGGAGCTTAGATAAAGGGTCCAATGTCCTGATCATTGATGACTTTATGAAAGCTGGCGGAACCATTAACGGCATGGTGAATTTACTTGAGGAATTTAATGCAAATGTTGCAGGGATCGGTGTTCTTTTAGAAGACGAAGGCGTAGATGAACGTCTCGTTGATGAATATGTATCGCTTTTAAAGCTTTCAACCATTGATATGAAGCAGAAGATCATTGAGATTAATGAAGGCAATTTCCACGAGTTTTTTCATTCGAAAGCTTAAGAATTGAAAACATGTAGTTGAATGGGAGAGATTGATATGACAAAAGTTGTTCAAACCAAACATGCACCAGCAGCCATTGGACCTTACTCTCAAGGGATTATAGTCAATAACATGTTTTACAGCTCCGGGCAGATTCCATTAACGGCAGCTGGAGACTTTGTAAATGGAGATATTAAAGAACAAACTCATCAAGTGTTCCGTAATCTTAATGCCGTACTTGAAGCGGCAGGTGCTTCCTTTGAGACAGTCGTGAAAGCGACAGTTTTTATCAAAGATATGGAACAATTCGGAGAAGTAAATGAAGTGTACGGTGAGTATTTCCATACACATAAGCCAGCTCGTTCTTGTGTGGAAGTAGCAAGACTTCCTAAGGATGCACTCGTAGAAATTGAAGTGATTGCATTAGTCAAGTAAACAGGCAATCTTAACGAAAGCCGTTTAGTTTCATCATATGCAGGAAAAGACATCATCATGATGTCTTTTTTTCGCGAAGAGAATGTAAGCGCCGTCACCAATATGACAAAAAATGTATAAATATCCCGATATTTCAAAAAAAGTTTAAAAAAAGAGCAGGAGAATCACCACAATCGTTGAATACCTAAGTAATGCTTTTATATTGGGAAAAGGTGGTGAACTACTGTGGAAGTTACTGACGTAAGATTACGCCGCGTGAATACCGATGGTCGCATGAGGGCGATTGCATCCATCACGCTGGACCACGAATTTGTTGTTCATGATATTCGTGTGATTGATGGAAACAATGGCTTGTTTGTTGCAATGCCTAGCAAACGCACGCCTGATGGAGAGTTTCGCGACATTGCACATCCAATTAATTCAAGCACTCGAGGTAAAATTCAAGATGCTGTTTTAAATGAGTATCATCGCTTAGGTGAAGAGGAAGAGACAATTGAATATGAAGAAGCTGGAGCTTCTTAAAGATATGTGAACCTAAAAAGACAGCTTTAAGAGAAAATGAATGTTTTCTTTTAAAATGCTGTCTTTTTTGCGTTTTTTCTCTTGTTCCTTATGTCTCCCATTCATTAGAAAATTAATGCACTTCCTCTTGTATCCTTGAAATCAGTCCTTATTTAGGATATATTTTTCTATGGATAATAGGGATATTGGAGGCCAATCAATGGATAAGCGGTTCGCAGTGATTTTAGCAGCGGGAAAAGGAACGAGAATGAAGTCAAAGCTATACAAAGTACTTCATCCAGTTTGCGGAAAACCAATGGTCGAGCATGTGGCAGACGAAGCGTTAAAGCTTTCTTTAGCCAAGCTAGTGACGATTGTCGGTCATGGAGCAGAGGACGTCAAAGAGCAGCTTGGAGACAGAAGTGAGTATGCACTTCAAGAAGAACAGCTAGGAACAGCACATGCCGTCAAACAAGCAAAGTCGTTCCTTGCGCAGGAAAAGGGAACAACCATTGTCATTTGTGGTGATACGCCATTATTGACAGCGGAAACAATGGAAGCTATGTTGAGCGAGCATCAAAAACATCAAGCGAAAGTCACTATTTTAACAGCACGTGCGGAAGACCCGACAGGTTATGGTCGTATTATTCGTGATGAAACCGGTGCTGTTGTGAAAATTGTGGAGCATAAAGATGCGAATGATGCAGAACGTCAAGTGAATGAAATTAATACAGGGACCTATTGCTTTTCAAATGAAGATCTCTTCCGTGTGATTGAGCAAGTATCGAATGAAAATGCTCAAGGTGAATACTATTTGCCAGACGTCATTGAAATTTTAAAGAATGAAGGGCAAACAGTTGCAGCGTATCAAACTCCGCAATTTGAGGAAACACTTGGAGTCAATGATCGTATCGCTCTATCACAAGCAGAGCAATTCATGAAGCGACGTATTAATCATCAGCATATGAAAAATGGTGTGACCTTGATTGATCCTGAGAACACGTATATTTCACCTGATGCAGTTATTGGTGAAGATACAATGATTTATCCTGGGACGGTCATCAAAGGGAATGTGAAAATCGGTGCAGACGCTATTATTGGGCCAAACACTGAAATTGTTGACAGCATCATCGGAGACCGCACAGTGATTAAGCAATCTGTCGTCTGCGATAGTGAGGTTGGAGTCGATGTGACAATTGGGCCGTTTGCTCATATTCGCCCGTTGTCGAAAATTGGCGATGAAGTGAAAATCGGGAATTTTGTCGAAATCAAGAAAACGGTTTTCGGAGACCGCAGCAAAGCATCTCATCTAAGCTATATTGGAGATGCAGAGGTCGGAACTGATGTAAACCTTGGCTGTGGATCGATTACAGTCAATTATGATGGGAAGAACAAATTCTTAACGAAG harbors:
- the ispE gene encoding 4-(cytidine 5'-diphospho)-2-C-methyl-D-erythritol kinase, which gives rise to MRILEKAPAKINLSLDVHGKRPDGYHEVEMVMTTIDLADRLELTELDKDEIRVSSHNRFVPDDQRNLAYQAAKLLKTRFGIQKGVSIVITKTIPVAAGLAGGSSDAAAALRGLNRLWKLNLTLDELAELGAEIGSDVSFCVHGGTALATGRGEKLKHIATPPHCWVILAKPVIGVSTAEVYRQYDASKVEHPNVERMIEAIEAKDYKEMCGSLGNVLESVTLKMYPEVDMIKRQMKRFGADAVLMSGSGPTVFGLIQYESKVQRIYNGLRGFCDQVYAVRMIGEQNALD
- a CDS encoding small, acid-soluble spore protein, alpha/beta type; protein product: MGRRRGIMSDEFKYELAKDLGFYDTVKNGGWGEIRARDAGNMVKRAIELAQQHMAQDENQR
- the ridA gene encoding 2-iminobutanoate/2-iminopropanoate deaminase, whose amino-acid sequence is MTKVVQTKHAPAAIGPYSQGIIVNNMFYSSGQIPLTAAGDFVNGDIKEQTHQVFRNLNAVLEAAGASFETVVKATVFIKDMEQFGEVNEVYGEYFHTHKPARSCVEVARLPKDALVEIEVIALVK
- the purR gene encoding pur operon repressor; translation: MKFRRSGRLVDLTNYLLAHPHVLVPLTFFAERYQSAKSSISEDLTIIKQTFEQQGIGTLLTVPGAAGGVKYIPKIHLKEADDVVNDIGEALSTPERVLPGGYLYLTDVLGNPSILAKIGKLFATIFADRAIDVVMTVATKGIPIAYSVAGYLNVPVVIVRKDNKVTEGSTVSINYASGSSNRIQTMSLAKRSLDKGSNVLIIDDFMKAGGTINGMVNLLEEFNANVAGIGVLLEDEGVDERLVDEYVSLLKLSTIDMKQKIIEINEGNFHEFFHSKA
- the glmU gene encoding bifunctional UDP-N-acetylglucosamine diphosphorylase/glucosamine-1-phosphate N-acetyltransferase GlmU, which gives rise to MDKRFAVILAAGKGTRMKSKLYKVLHPVCGKPMVEHVADEALKLSLAKLVTIVGHGAEDVKEQLGDRSEYALQEEQLGTAHAVKQAKSFLAQEKGTTIVICGDTPLLTAETMEAMLSEHQKHQAKVTILTARAEDPTGYGRIIRDETGAVVKIVEHKDANDAERQVNEINTGTYCFSNEDLFRVIEQVSNENAQGEYYLPDVIEILKNEGQTVAAYQTPQFEETLGVNDRIALSQAEQFMKRRINHQHMKNGVTLIDPENTYISPDAVIGEDTMIYPGTVIKGNVKIGADAIIGPNTEIVDSIIGDRTVIKQSVVCDSEVGVDVTIGPFAHIRPLSKIGDEVKIGNFVEIKKTVFGDRSKASHLSYIGDAEVGTDVNLGCGSITVNYDGKNKFLTKIEDGAFIGCNSNLVAPVTVGKGAYVAAGSTVTEDVPQDALSIARARQVNKEDYVKNIHKK
- the spoVG gene encoding septation regulator SpoVG, whose amino-acid sequence is MEVTDVRLRRVNTDGRMRAIASITLDHEFVVHDIRVIDGNNGLFVAMPSKRTPDGEFRDIAHPINSSTRGKIQDAVLNEYHRLGEEEETIEYEEAGAS
- the yabG gene encoding sporulation peptidase YabG; the protein is MQFQIGDMVTRASYQMDILFRIIRIDETDQHEATAILHGNEVRLIADAKLSDLVKVQKEEQLTREKNDERKINESLDLLRQDYQLLREKQEYYTSGQYQHQEQYFHMPGKVLHLDGDASYLKKCLDVYERIGVPVYGVHCHEKKMPSMIDSLIDQYRPDILVITGHDAYSKQKGGVHDIGAYRHSRHFVETVQKARRKIPHLDQLVIFAGACQSHFESLIQAGANFASSPSRVNIHALDPVYIVAKISFTPFVDRINVWDVLRNTLTREKGLGGIETKGVLRVGMPYKRDHEST
- the veg gene encoding biofilm formation stimulator Veg; the encoded protein is MAKTLSDIKRSLDGNLGKRLTLKANGGRRKTIERSGILAETYPSVFVIQLDQDENSFERVSYSYADILTETVELTFDDTASSVAY